A segment of the Vagococcus hydrophili genome:
AAAATAAGATAAACTGATGAAAAGGGGTGATTTGATGAATATAAAGTATAATACATCTTATTTTGCTGATTTAAATTTTGTTGATTCTCCAAAAGACTATTATTTTCTTATGACAAGTAATACATTTTTATATGACGAACAATTTTTAAGAGTAACGGATCTCCTAACTGAAAAAATAACGTTCTCAGATGGATTTATGGTAGAACAATTATTAGAAACGATTCATATTGAAAAATTCAAACTACCAATAGATTACAAATGGTACTCAAACCTAATTAGTTGTTGGGCTGATGAGCGGACGATTTTTATAAATAATGACGAACTTATAATAAAAGAATTATCAGAAGAGGAAATACTTTTAGTGGCTGTTAAAAATAATTTAGATCCTAAGATTAAAGATATACTTTACTTATTTAATTTTCAAGACGTAGAAATTTTTTTGGTGAATCACCAACATTATTTTTCAGAAAAAGAAGTAAGAATCTTAAATCACTTATATGGTAAATCACCTCACTCGTATTATCAACCACCAGATAGCATGCTAGAAATAAAGACGAAAAAACTAAAACAAGAATATGAGATTATTAAAAAATTTAGTTTATGGAAAAAAATAGTCATCACTTTAATAACTTTATTATTAAGTTTTCAGATACTTCCTCTTCTGGAATCGGGATTGAAAGATAGGTATTTTATATTAGAATTTTTAGTAATCGTAGTGTTACTTTTTTTAGTCTCTCATATACTAATATTTTTAACAGATAAAATATTTAAAAAAGATGATGAATAAAAATAACGATATTTATAAAAACTCACAAAGTATCTAAAAGCCTTTCCAATCAAAGGTTTATAGATACTTTATTAATTTAAAGAAACGTTTCAATGAATATTTAATAAAAAAGGACATAAAACTAGTTGTAAACGGTTTATTTTTGTGATATTATCTGTTTGTCGAAACGTTTCACCAAATTAGAAAGGAGGCTTTACTTTGATGAAATCAAAGTTTAATCGGTTTTTATCTCAATGGCAATTACAATGGATGGTTCTTCCGGGAATTGCTTTTATGATTGTTTTTAATTATATTCCAATTTATGGGATATCTATCGCATTTAAGAACTACACAGTTGTGGATAGTGTGTCTACTGCCAATTGGGTAGGATTAGAAAATTTCAGAATTATTTTCGAAGACACATTCTTTTGGGAAGCAGTTCGAAATACGTTAGCCATTAGTTTACTAAAACTAGCGTTAGGATTTTTTATTCCAATTGCTTTAGCCATTATGATTTATGAGATGAAAGACGGAAAGCTCAAAAAAACGATCCAAACCATTTCTTACATTCCCCATTTCTTTTCTTGGATTGTATTAGGAGGGATGATGATTAGTTGGTTGTCAACTTCCGGATTCTTTAACCAAGTCTTAATGTCCGTTGGTTTAATGGACAAAGGAGTTAATCATTTACTTGAACCAAGTAAATATTGGTGGATAGCAGTCTTCTCTGATTTATGGAAAGAAGTTGGTTGGGGGACGATCCTTTACTTAGCAGGAATGTCTAAAATTGACCCAACTTACTATGAAGCAGCAAGGATGGATGGTGCAACTAAATTAACACAAATTAGAACCATTACCTTGCCTCTATTAACACCAATCATTTCTTTAAATTTAATCTTAGCAGTGAGTAACATTTTAGGTTCTAACCTTGATCAAACATTTGTACTGATGAATTCACAAAATCAAAACCGTTCAGAAGTTATTAACTCATTCGTTTATAAAATGGGGATCACACAAGGTGATTTCTCATACGCGACGGCAGTTGGTTTAGGTGTTTCGATTATCTCAATTATCTTGTTACTGATCACAAATAAAGTAACGAAGAAAATGAATAATGGTCAATCAGTTATCTTGTAGAAAATGGAGGTGAACTAAAATGCATAAGAGAAAAAAAGAAAATCGAACCTTTAATATTATTAATACAACCTTACTTATCTTGTTCGCTTTAATAATTGTTGTCCCACTTTGGAACATTGTTGTTTCGTCTTTAAGTGCAGGAGCGGGTACTGGTAATTCAGGGTTAGTGTTAATCCCCAAAGATTTTACTTTAGAAAATTATAAAAAAGTGTTAACAGATGAAAGTATTCCGAGAGCCTTACTCATCTCGATTTTAAAAACAGTCATTGGTGCATTTACCCACGTAGCCTTTTGTGCGGTGTTTGCTTATGCCTTGAGTAAACAAAAACTAGCAGGTAGAAGTGTCTATGCCATGATGGGCGTTATTACCATGTACTTTAGTGGTGGTATGATTCCAACGTACCTATTGATTAAGTCTTTAGGCTTACTTGACACATTTTGGGTCTACATTATTCCAGGTTTGTTTAGTTACTATGATGTAGTGATCTTAATGAACTTCTTTAGAGATGTACCACCGTCATTAGAAGAATCAGCAAAAATCGACGGTGCCTCAGAGTTCACAATTTTTAGAAAAATCTATGTTCCACTTTCTAAACCAGCCTTAGCAACCATTCTTTTATTTAATGGTGTGGCTCAGTGGAATGACTTTATGACCACTAAATTATATGTTACAAACGAAAAATTATATCCATTACAAATGAAAATATATGAAATCATTGTTCAGTCTAATATGACGGCAATGTCAAATAGTGGAAGTACCGACGTGATTGTTGAATCAAGTACAAAAGGGGTTCAACTGGCAACGATCGTCATTACAACGATTCCAATCTTAATTATTTATCCATTGTTACAAAAACACTTTATGGGTGGCATGATGGCGGGAGCCGTTAAAGAATAATAAACATAATCAGAAGGGTGAAAATATAAATGAAAAAAGTAGTTCTTGGTTTATTAACAGCAACATTAGCATTAACTCTAGCAGCATGTGGTAACGACAAAAAAGATGCGGGCAAAGATTTCAGTATCAAAGATCGTTACGAATTGGATGAAAAAACTCCAGCTTGGAAATTAGATAAGAAAAAAGAAACAACAGAATTAACTTGGTACATTAATGCTGATTGGAAAATGACGCCATTCGGAACAGATGCAACAACGAAAAAAATCAAAGAAGATTTAAACATTGATGTGAAATTCGTGACTGGAGATGATGCGAAATTAAATGCTTTAATCTCAAGTGGGGATCTGCCTGATATTGTGACATTAATGAAAAAAGATAGTCCAGCTGGAAATAAAGCTGATAAATGGGCATATTCTTTAAATGACTTAGCAGAAAAATATGATCCATATTTAAACACAGTCGTGACAAAAGATACCTTTAACTGGTTTGCTTTAGAAGACGGTAAAACATACGGCTATCCAAACTATTCAAACACACAAAAAGATTATGACAACAACGTCATTCCAGCAAACGACGCATTTGTGATTAGAAAAGATGTTTACGAAAAACTTGGAAAACCTTCAATTCAAACACCAGAAGATTTCCAAAAAGTGATGAATGATATTAAAAAAGAATATCCAAAATTAACACCATTTGGCTTCCCACCAGTGAAAGAAGAAGGTGGTCCATTTGAAAGAATTTTACAAGACTTTATTGGTGTTCCTTTAGAAACCAAAGATGGTAAATTTAACGAACGTAGTTTAGATCCAGAGTACAAAGAGTGGCTACAAGCAATTAATAAAGTCTATCAAGATGGCAATATCACTGATGATAGCTTTACTGATGATGGCGATACTTATAAAGGTAAACTTAAAAATGGTGACTATGCGATTGTTTTTGCTAATGGATTTAACGGCTCAGTTGGTGAGTTCCAAGATTTCAAAAACAAAGGTGAATCTGAATATATGGCAATTGATGGACCTAAGAGTACATCAGGTCGTGAAATCATGTTAAATCAAACAGGTATTTCAGGTTGGTTAGTTAACTATGTTTCTAAAAATGCCAAAGATCCAGCTAAAGCAACTCAATTATTTACTTATTTAATTAGTGAAGAAGGTCAAATCTTAACTAAGTTTGGTGTGGAAGGTGAAACATTCAAATACAATGCAGATAAAAAAGTTGAAATTTTACCAGAAGTCAAAGAATTAGAAAAAACAAACCCAGAAGAATATCGTAAAAAATATGGTTTAAGTGCCTTTAACTTCTTTAACAATGACCGTATGAATTTACTTAAAGAACCAGAAGATAGTGCTGTAACTCAAATGCAAGCTTGGGGTAAAGGAAAATTATCACCTCATTTTATTATTGAAAATACAACACCAGAATCTGGCTCAAAAGAAGCTCGTTCAGAAACAGCAATCAAAACAAAATATGACACAGCAGTTATTTCTTTAATCCGCTCTAAAACAGATGCAGATTTCGAAAAAACATACAAAGACTACGTTGATTTTACAGAGAAAAATAATATAGAAGAAATCAATAAAGCAAAAACTGACATTATGAAATCAAACAAAGAAAAATTAGGCATAAAAGACTAGAAAGGAGAGGTGGGAAAAGTCTAACTTTACCCACCTTTTGTGATAGAGATGAAAAATATATTATCAATTGACGGTTGGTACTTTAGAGTGTTCTCTAAATTGGCAAATTTGGTATTACTTAATTTAATATTTGTGGTTTCGATTATTCCGGTTGTGACAATTGGACCAGCGTTTATTGCTCTTATTTTGTCATTAAAGGAACTGAAAGAGGACGGCACATTGGCAGTTGCTAGAGTATATGGCACACACTTTAAAGATAACTTTAAGAAAGGGTTAATTCTATCTGTTATTGAATTACTTGCCTTTTTATTACCAAGTTCTTTAATTTATGTGAGTCTTCAATACATTCCATTATTAAGTACGTTGTTGATGATTTTATTTTCATTTGGCTTACTATTACTAGTTATTTTCCCTCTTATTTACAGCTTGAAAGATGTAACAATCAAACAAGGAATTCATCTTACATTAGAATTTGTCACAGTCCGAATTGCTTATGCGATTGCCTGTTTCATTGTTCCAGCAGTGATTGGCTTTATTAGTTTAAAATATTCGATTATTTTCTTAGTTTTAGTCGGAATTGCCACAAGTATTTATTTACAGCTTCATCTTCTTGAAAAAGGTGGGCTATTAGATGAAAACTAAAGATTATTGGGATGAACAATTGTCTCTTTCCAAGGAATTACCACTAGATCTAAGTTTAAAAAAGATCGATTTTCCAAGTACCATCGCCAATCTATATGACGTGACTTATACGAGCCTTTATGATGAAAAAATTCATGGCTGGTTTATTGAACCAAAGAACACAGAAAAATATCCCTTGGTCGTTGAGTTTATCGGCTACATGAATCATTTAGAATCACCTTTGCAGTTTATGCACTACTTAAGTGTGGGGTGTGGCGTGTTAGTCACTGATTCAAGAGGTCAGGGTGGTAAAACAAAGGACACGCAAAAATATCAAACCTATTCGGAATCAAGATTAATGGCTTGCGGCTTTTTAGATAGGGATGATTTTTATTTAAGACGTTTGTATTGGGATGCACTGCGTTTACTTGATGTTGTCCAAGAAATCTCCCATGTTGATAAAGAAAATATTTTTATTCATGGGACGAGTCAAGGTGGTGGCATTGGACTTTTCGCGAATAGTTTAACGCCACATCCTATTAAATACGGTTTCTATGATGTACCAAGTCACAGTAATTTGATTAGTCGCATTGCTCAAGGAACAGGGTCTTATCAAGGGATTCATGAATATTTAAAAAATAATCCAAGTGATGAAGAAAAAGTTTTAACTGTATTAGATTATTTTGATATCAAACATGTTGTTGATGAAATAACTAATCCAGTACTGATTTCAGTTGGTGAGGCTGATCCAATTTGTCCAAAGGAAGATTTTTTAGTAGCGTATCATAAAATCAAAGCCATTAAAGAGCTGGATACCTATCAACAACCAGGACATGGCGGTGGCGGATTAAAACACATAGAAAAAATATTAAATTATTTATTAAAAGAAACAGCTGGTGAATGCAATGAGAGAGATTAAAGTTGCGACATATAACGTTCGTACAGATACAGATTTTGATCAGAATTGGTCTTGGGATTACCGAAAAAATCACGTGATTGATTTAATTAAGTTTCATGATTGGGATATTTTAGGTGTTCAGGAAATAAGACCTAATCAGGTCAATGATCTGAAAAGTTTATCAGAGTACGCAAGTTTTACAAGAGAAAGAGAAGGCGACCAAACAGATGAAGGCTTAGGTATTTACTACCGAAAAACGTTGTTTGATTGCATGGGGCAAGGATTTTTTTGGTTGTCTGATACCCCTTTTGAATCAAGTATTCATCCAGAAGCAGGGTGTAAACGAATCGCTTTATGGATTATCTTGAAAGATAAACAGAGTAAACAAGAGTTTTTAGTAATTAATACACATCTAGACCATGTGTCCGAAGTAGCAAGACAAAAAGGAATGGATGTTTTACTTGAGGTATTAGCCAAAAAAATCAACGTTTATTCAACCATTCTTTTAGGAGATTTTAACGCTGAAAGAGAAGAAGTGTTACACGATAAACTACAAGAAATTTTTCAATATCCAGAAGATAATCAAGAGGTGTTCAACTATGGTCCAAAGGGAACCTTTCAAGAGTTTGAATATGAGAGAGATTGGAAGGATTTAGAATACATTGATTATATTTTATATAAAGACATGATATGTACCAAACGAGGCGTATTAACGGATTCGTGTGATGGGCGATTTCCCTCAGATCATTTTCCAGTTGTTACCACCTTTAAAATTTAACTATTAGGAGATTATAAAAATGAAACAAACTGAATTATTAGCCATTATTGAAAAAATGAGCCCGAAAGAAAAAGTTGATCAATTACTACAATTAGCTGCAGATTTTTATACCGATAACGCAGAGGATCGTACAGGTCCAATGGATAACTTAAACATTAATGAAACAACGATTGATAATGCAGGAAGTATCTTAGGTGTGTCTGGTGCACAAAAGGCTATCGACATTCAAAAAAATTATATTGAAAACAATCCCCATAACTTGCCTACGATTTTAATGGCAGACATTATTCATGGTTTTAGAACGATTTTCCCAATTCCTTTAGCCCTTGGTTGTACTTGGAATACAGATGCTGTAGAGGAGATGGCATCCATTTCAGCTTTAGAATCTTCTGTATCTGGTCTTCACTTAACCTTTTCACCGATGCTTGATTTAGTTAGAGATCCTCGTTGGGGACGTGTTTTAGAATCAACTGGAGAAGATCCTTATTTAAATAGTGTTTATGCTAAATCAATGGTTAAAGGCTATCAAGGTGATAATTTAAAAGAAGACGTGACAAAAGTAGCTGCTTGTGTGAAACATTTTGCCGCATACGGTGGGGCGATTGGTGGACGTGATTACAATACTGTAGATGTGTCTGAAACAACTTTACGTGAGAAATATTTACCAAGCTATCAAGCAGCGATTGATGCGGGAGCTAAACTTGTGATGACTGCTTTTAATACTATTGAAGGCGTTCCAGCAAGTGGGAATAAAAAATTATTTAGAGATGTATTAAGAGATGAGTTTGAGTTTAAAGGACCTGTTATTTCAGACTGGGCAGCCATTAAAGAGATGATTAATCATGGTGTGGCAGCTAACGAAAAAGATGCCGCTAGACTTGCGATTGAAGCAGGTGTGGATATTGAAATGATGACAACGTGTTATGACAAACATCTTTTAGAATTAATCGATGAAGATGCTAAATACATGGATTTATTAGATGAAGCGGTTCTTAGAATTTTAGAGTTGAAAAATGATTTAGGTTTATTTGAAAATCCTTACCGCGGGGCTGATCCTGTTAAAGAAAAAGAAGTGATTTTATCAGAATCACACCGTGAGTCAGCTCGTGAAATTGCTGAAAAATCAATGGTTCTTTTAGAAAATAAAGAGATTTTACCACTTGATAAAACAGCTAAAATCGCTGTGTTTGGACCAAAAGCAACAACAGGTGATTTAATGGGTGCATGGTCATGGCAAGGGAAATTTGACGAAGTAATCACGATTGCAGAGGGTTTGGTTTCTAAAGGCGAGCACGTGAGCGTTTCAACAACTAACTATGATTTATTTGAAAACACCGCTGAAAGTTTAGTTGACGCAAAAGAATTAGCAACAACGAATGATGTGGTTGTTTTAGCACTTGGTGAAGCTGATTGGATGAGTGGTGAAGCAGCAAGTCGTAGTGATATTAAATTGCCACAAAGCCAAATTGAATTATTTAAAATAGTTCGTTCAGTGGCTAAAAAAGTAGTGGTTGTTTTAGTGAATGGTCGTCCTTTAGATTTAACAGATATTTCAGAAGCAGATGCTATTTTAGAAGCGTGGTTCCCAGGAACTGAAGGTGGTAATGCAGTAGCGAATATTCTATTTGGTGACGTGAATCCAAGTGGTCGTCTGAGCATGTCATTCCCAGAAAATGTTGGTCAAGTCCCTGTTTATTACAATACTGAAAATACTGGTCGTCCTTATGAAGCGGCACCAGAAGAAAAATATGTTTCTAAGTACTTAGATGTATCTAACTATGCGAAATACCCATTTGGCTATGGTTTATCTTATAGCTCTGTTTCTTATGACAACTTAGCTCTTGATAAAGAAATCGGTGAAATTGAAGATACGATTAAAGTAACTGTGACAGTGACAAATCAATCAGATCGCTTAACAACAGAAACAATCCAAGTTTACACCCGTGATTTAGTTGGCGAAACTGCGAGACCTCTTAAAGAATTAAAAGCCTTTAAACAAGTAGAATTAGCGGCAAATGAAACAAAAGAAGTCGTGATTGAATTAGAAACTAAAAAACTAGCTTACGTTCATCAAGATTTATCATGGGCAGTAGATGCTGGTGAGTTTAACTTAATGGTTGGACCAAACAGTCGAGAATTAAAATTAGCTAAGAGTTTTTCTCTTAGATAACGGAGTGAACTAAATGAAACTAAAAAATTATTCAGGTAAAAACGTGTCTTTCGCGTTTTTACCTCATGGTGATATTAAAGAGATAACAGCTAAAGAAATCTTAATCAACCAATTAATTGGAAACGAATTTGATGGTAGTGTGAATAATTTGTTTCTACGTATTTTTACAGATAAATCCATTGAAGTTTATGCTTTAATTGGAAAACGTTCGGAGTCTAAAACTGAATTTTTTGAAAACGGTGTCCGGTGGAGTGGTAACATTCAAAATGTGGATTATGAAGTTGAAGTTAAGTTATCCAATCAAGATATTTGGTTTTGGGAAGTTAAGTTATCAGGTAGTGGCAATGTGGACGTTGTTTATGGTCAAGATTTAGGCTTAGCAAACAAAGGTGTCGTAACAACCAATGAAGCTTATAATTCTCAATACGTAGATCATTCTGCTTATCAAGTGAACGGAAGCTATGTGGTTTCTTCAAGACAAAATATGGCACAAAATAAGCGATTTCCATACCTACAACAAGGCTCATTAACTAAAAATGTTGGTTTTTCAACAGATGGTTACCAATTATTTGAAAAAACAGAAGGCAATAGTTATACAAGTTTATTAAGTCATCAAGAAAATCTACCCAATGAAGTTTATCAATTTGAGATGGCTTATACAGGACTTCAATCTGAACGTCTAACATTGACGGAAGATGCTCAAAAAGTGATTTTTTATGGTGCTTACTTAGAAAATCACCCCAAAGCTGTGAAACAAGCTGAAGTTAGTTTATTGGATATAGAAGTGAGTTATCAATCTCTTGAAGAACTGACAAACAGTACTGAAGTAGTTCAACCTTTAGCTAGTGGTGTAAAAGAAATTTCAGGAAAAGACTTAACAGAAGTAGAGATTAGTGAGTTATTTCCAACTAGAAAAGTTGAAGAAAAAAATGAAGCAGGAGAACTCTTATCTTTCTTTGATGACAAGGACTATCACGTTGTTTTAAAAGAAAAAGAATTGTTAATGGAAAGATCTCACGGTCATATTATTATTAGTGGGGAAGAAGAAACCATTGATAATCCAGTGATGGCAAGTACGCTTTACATGGACGGATTATTTAATTCTCAGATTGTTTTAGGGAACACTACCGTTAATAAATTCATAAGTAATACGCGTAGCACTCTTAACCTTCAAAAAAAATCAGGTCAACGTCTGTATATTAAAATCAATGAGGAATGGCACCGATTAGGCATGCCTTCTGCCTTTAAAATTGGTTTTAACTTTGGCACTTGGTATTACAAATTAGCAGATGATTTAATCGAAGTAACAAGTTATACAGTTGGTGAATCAAGAAGTATTAAATTAAGTGTTTCGAGTAAGAAAAATAAACATTATGACTTCTTAACAAGTTTTGATTTAGTGATGGGAGATAGTGAAAATAAACAAGATTACACTGTTTCAAAAGAGAATCACTTGTTAACGATTAAACCAACAGAAGACTCTGCTATTTACAATAAATACTCTGATTTAACTTATTATGTTTCTTTAGAAGAAAATTATGAGTGTTTATCGGCTAGTGAATTCTTCCAAATATCAACAGACGAAAATCTACTTCTACTTGAAGTGAAAGATAGTAGTCAAATGGCGATGACGATTCAAGGAACACTGTCAAATGAAGCGTTTAAATCAGAAGAGATGTCCTTAAGTCAAGCAAGTAAAAATTATGATCAATACATCTCAACTTTAAGTAATGACTTTTTACTTGAAGGAAAAGAGCAAGCTCGTTTAGATAAAATGAACGCCCTTGTTAAGTGGTATACCCATAATATGTTGGTTCATTATTTATCACCTCATGGATTGGAACAATATGGCGGGGCAGCATGGGGAACTCGTGACGTTTGTCAGGGACCTGTAGAATATTTCTTTGCCATGAACAAACCTGAAATTGTTCGCTCAATTATTTTAACAATTTATGCGAACCAATTTGATGATGATGGTAATTGGCCTCAGTGGTTCATGTTTGATAAATTTGAAGAAATTAAAGCAGATGAAAGTCATGGTGACATTATTGTTTGGCCTCTTAAAGTGGTCGGCGACTATCTAAGAATCACGGAAGATTTTACGATTTTAGAAGAGTTACTACCTTATTCTAGTCGTCAAAACTTTAAACAAACGAAAGAGACAGAAACACTTTTACAACATATTGAAAAACAAATTCAGTACATGGAAGATAACTTCTTAGAAGGAACCTATCTTTCTTGTTACGGTGATGGTGATTGGGATGATACCTTACAACCAGCTGATCAAAGCTTGAAGAAAAATATGGCAAGTAGTTGGACGGTTGCGTTAACTTATCAAACCATGAAACAATTTTTTGAAGTTATGACTGAAAACAATAAAACAATTGCTAAACGTAGTCAAAAAATAGCTGATGGTGTGTATCAAGATTTTCATAAGTATATGTTGCAGGATGAAGTGATTCCAGGTTTCTTATTCATGTCAGACACAGGTGAGACTGAGTTAATGGTTCATCCAAACGACACAAGAACAGGTATTGACTATCGATTATTGCCGATGACGAGAAGTATGATTTCAGAATTAATTGATCAAGAGGAAGTTAATAAACATTATGATATTATTCAAGAACATTTGAAATACCCAGATGCTGTTCGTTTGATGAACAAACCTGCTAATTATGAAGGTGGCGTTAGTGAAATATTTAAACGTGCAGAACAAGCAGCCAATCTTGGTCGTGAAGTAGGATTAGCTTATATCCATGCTCATATTAGATACATTGAAGCGATGGCAAAAATTGGTAAGCCAGAAGAAACTTGGCAGAATTTAGAAGTTATCAATCCAATTGGTATCTTCGACGTGGTATCTAATAGTGAACTAAGACAAGGAAATGCTTATTTTAGTAGTTCTGATGGTAATTTTAAAACAAGATATGATGCGAAAGAGAACTTTGAAGAATTAAAAACGAAGGAACGGACTGTTAAAGGTGGATGGCGTATTTATTCCAGTGGACCTGGTATCTATTTGAATCAATTAATTAGTAATGTCCTAGGGATTCGCAAAACCAATCAATTTGTGATATTTGATCCAGTCTTACCACAAGAATTAGATGGGGTGACA
Coding sequences within it:
- a CDS encoding ABC transporter permease: MKSKFNRFLSQWQLQWMVLPGIAFMIVFNYIPIYGISIAFKNYTVVDSVSTANWVGLENFRIIFEDTFFWEAVRNTLAISLLKLALGFFIPIALAIMIYEMKDGKLKKTIQTISYIPHFFSWIVLGGMMISWLSTSGFFNQVLMSVGLMDKGVNHLLEPSKYWWIAVFSDLWKEVGWGTILYLAGMSKIDPTYYEAARMDGATKLTQIRTITLPLLTPIISLNLILAVSNILGSNLDQTFVLMNSQNQNRSEVINSFVYKMGITQGDFSYATAVGLGVSIISIILLLITNKVTKKMNNGQSVIL
- a CDS encoding carbohydrate ABC transporter permease, whose protein sequence is MHKRKKENRTFNIINTTLLILFALIIVVPLWNIVVSSLSAGAGTGNSGLVLIPKDFTLENYKKVLTDESIPRALLISILKTVIGAFTHVAFCAVFAYALSKQKLAGRSVYAMMGVITMYFSGGMIPTYLLIKSLGLLDTFWVYIIPGLFSYYDVVILMNFFRDVPPSLEESAKIDGASEFTIFRKIYVPLSKPALATILLFNGVAQWNDFMTTKLYVTNEKLYPLQMKIYEIIVQSNMTAMSNSGSTDVIVESSTKGVQLATIVITTIPILIIYPLLQKHFMGGMMAGAVKE
- a CDS encoding sugar ABC transporter substrate-binding protein, which codes for MKKVVLGLLTATLALTLAACGNDKKDAGKDFSIKDRYELDEKTPAWKLDKKKETTELTWYINADWKMTPFGTDATTKKIKEDLNIDVKFVTGDDAKLNALISSGDLPDIVTLMKKDSPAGNKADKWAYSLNDLAEKYDPYLNTVVTKDTFNWFALEDGKTYGYPNYSNTQKDYDNNVIPANDAFVIRKDVYEKLGKPSIQTPEDFQKVMNDIKKEYPKLTPFGFPPVKEEGGPFERILQDFIGVPLETKDGKFNERSLDPEYKEWLQAINKVYQDGNITDDSFTDDGDTYKGKLKNGDYAIVFANGFNGSVGEFQDFKNKGESEYMAIDGPKSTSGREIMLNQTGISGWLVNYVSKNAKDPAKATQLFTYLISEEGQILTKFGVEGETFKYNADKKVEILPEVKELEKTNPEEYRKKYGLSAFNFFNNDRMNLLKEPEDSAVTQMQAWGKGKLSPHFIIENTTPESGSKEARSETAIKTKYDTAVISLIRSKTDADFEKTYKDYVDFTEKNNIEEINKAKTDIMKSNKEKLGIKD
- a CDS encoding YesL family protein, whose protein sequence is MKNILSIDGWYFRVFSKLANLVLLNLIFVVSIIPVVTIGPAFIALILSLKELKEDGTLAVARVYGTHFKDNFKKGLILSVIELLAFLLPSSLIYVSLQYIPLLSTLLMILFSFGLLLLVIFPLIYSLKDVTIKQGIHLTLEFVTVRIAYAIACFIVPAVIGFISLKYSIIFLVLVGIATSIYLQLHLLEKGGLLDEN
- a CDS encoding acetylxylan esterase → MKTKDYWDEQLSLSKELPLDLSLKKIDFPSTIANLYDVTYTSLYDEKIHGWFIEPKNTEKYPLVVEFIGYMNHLESPLQFMHYLSVGCGVLVTDSRGQGGKTKDTQKYQTYSESRLMACGFLDRDDFYLRRLYWDALRLLDVVQEISHVDKENIFIHGTSQGGGIGLFANSLTPHPIKYGFYDVPSHSNLISRIAQGTGSYQGIHEYLKNNPSDEEKVLTVLDYFDIKHVVDEITNPVLISVGEADPICPKEDFLVAYHKIKAIKELDTYQQPGHGGGGLKHIEKILNYLLKETAGECNERD
- a CDS encoding endonuclease/exonuclease/phosphatase family protein, with protein sequence MKVATYNVRTDTDFDQNWSWDYRKNHVIDLIKFHDWDILGVQEIRPNQVNDLKSLSEYASFTREREGDQTDEGLGIYYRKTLFDCMGQGFFWLSDTPFESSIHPEAGCKRIALWIILKDKQSKQEFLVINTHLDHVSEVARQKGMDVLLEVLAKKINVYSTILLGDFNAEREEVLHDKLQEIFQYPEDNQEVFNYGPKGTFQEFEYERDWKDLEYIDYILYKDMICTKRGVLTDSCDGRFPSDHFPVVTTFKI
- the bglX gene encoding beta-glucosidase BglX, producing MKQTELLAIIEKMSPKEKVDQLLQLAADFYTDNAEDRTGPMDNLNINETTIDNAGSILGVSGAQKAIDIQKNYIENNPHNLPTILMADIIHGFRTIFPIPLALGCTWNTDAVEEMASISALESSVSGLHLTFSPMLDLVRDPRWGRVLESTGEDPYLNSVYAKSMVKGYQGDNLKEDVTKVAACVKHFAAYGGAIGGRDYNTVDVSETTLREKYLPSYQAAIDAGAKLVMTAFNTIEGVPASGNKKLFRDVLRDEFEFKGPVISDWAAIKEMINHGVAANEKDAARLAIEAGVDIEMMTTCYDKHLLELIDEDAKYMDLLDEAVLRILELKNDLGLFENPYRGADPVKEKEVILSESHRESAREIAEKSMVLLENKEILPLDKTAKIAVFGPKATTGDLMGAWSWQGKFDEVITIAEGLVSKGEHVSVSTTNYDLFENTAESLVDAKELATTNDVVVLALGEADWMSGEAASRSDIKLPQSQIELFKIVRSVAKKVVVVLVNGRPLDLTDISEADAILEAWFPGTEGGNAVANILFGDVNPSGRLSMSFPENVGQVPVYYNTENTGRPYEAAPEEKYVSKYLDVSNYAKYPFGYGLSYSSVSYDNLALDKEIGEIEDTIKVTVTVTNQSDRLTTETIQVYTRDLVGETARPLKELKAFKQVELAANETKEVVIELETKKLAYVHQDLSWAVDAGEFNLMVGPNSRELKLAKSFSLR